The Candidatus Zymogenaceae bacterium genome has a window encoding:
- a CDS encoding acyl-CoA thioesterase, translating to MRGCFVTDALSGYPVVITVPVAWGEMDSLGHVNNIIYFRYFESARIVYLEKSGLMKVMKRSGIGPILARTSATYKKPVRYPDTLSVGARVATIGTTSFVMEYLVESCALGVAAFGDAVIVIYDYAKGEKARVPDEVVNAIESLEGCAPGSRCVAQDFDGEVSP from the coding sequence ATGAGGGGGTGCTTTGTGACCGATGCGTTGTCCGGCTATCCGGTGGTGATCACCGTTCCCGTGGCCTGGGGGGAGATGGATTCATTGGGCCATGTGAACAATATTATATACTTCAGGTACTTCGAGTCCGCCCGCATCGTCTATCTTGAAAAATCCGGCTTGATGAAGGTCATGAAGCGATCCGGCATCGGGCCGATCCTGGCCCGGACGTCCGCCACTTATAAAAAGCCGGTGCGCTATCCGGACACCCTCTCGGTGGGCGCCCGCGTGGCAACCATCGGCACCACGTCGTTCGTGATGGAATATCTGGTCGAAAGCTGTGCGCTGGGGGTTGCGGCCTTCGGCGACGCGGTGATCGTTATCTATGACTACGCCAAGGGGGAAAAGGCTCGAGTCCCCGACGAGGTGGTGAACGCCATCGAGTCGTTGGAGGGATGCGCTCCCGGTTCCCGCTGTGTTGCACAGGATTTCGACGGGGAGGTTTCACCGTAG
- a CDS encoding VOC family protein, which produces MRFDHVGIKSNNVEKSLDFYTRILGFQILEKVDMVGRSFYFIGNDETKIEIEDANPGDVRLDCSTGYGLYHIALIVKDIDALAERLKAEGVTFIMEPIQLREDRKIAFIEDPDGVHIQLIDLFE; this is translated from the coding sequence GTGCGATTCGATCACGTCGGTATAAAGTCCAACAATGTGGAAAAATCCCTCGATTTTTACACCCGCATCCTCGGATTTCAGATCCTGGAGAAGGTGGATATGGTGGGGCGGTCGTTCTATTTTATCGGGAACGATGAAACCAAAATAGAGATCGAGGACGCGAATCCGGGGGACGTCCGCCTGGACTGTAGCACCGGCTACGGCCTCTATCACATCGCCCTCATCGTGAAAGACATCGACGCCCTGGCGGAACGCCTCAAGGCCGAGGGGGTGACGTTTATCATGGAGCCGATCCAGCTCCGGGAGGATCGAAAAATCGCCTTCATCGAGGACCCGGACGGGGTGCACATTCAGCTCATCGACCTGTTTGAATGA
- a CDS encoding citrate synthase (catalyzes the formation of citrate from acetyl-CoA and oxaloacetate): MTKKTEENNNTNTTEAAEEKVLPVPEENSAETIRKDAYRPGLEGVVATRSSICHVDGITGRLLYRGIKIEDLAEHSTFEETSYLLLYSHLPNERELKQFTTLINRQRHLPITVLEAIKRFPVGMHPMLALQSAITLLQGEDFYADDVSSPLHNLKRAVSLIAKVPTIVAAFDRYRNDEDPFPPVSKFSHAENFLFMLTGEPPDKETAKVLDRCFILMAEHTLNASTFVARVIGSTNASVYSAVSGAVGALSGSLHGGANERVLRMLYSIGSPENVAKYVEERLDAGKRIMGMGHRIYKTVDPRAPILKSYIPDMVKRVGGEEGKDLYEIAQAMEQEVEKRLAQKRIYPNVDFYSAVVMELLRIPIDLFTPVFAVSRVAGWAAHWNEQVDANRIFRPIQEYIGDLDRPYISLEKR, from the coding sequence ATGACAAAGAAGACTGAAGAAAACAACAACACAAATACCACCGAGGCGGCGGAGGAAAAAGTTCTGCCGGTGCCGGAGGAAAACAGCGCCGAGACGATCAGAAAGGACGCGTATCGCCCCGGACTGGAGGGGGTGGTGGCCACCCGGTCCTCCATCTGCCACGTGGACGGCATAACCGGCAGACTTCTGTACCGCGGTATCAAGATAGAGGACCTCGCCGAACACAGTACCTTTGAAGAGACCAGCTATCTGCTGCTTTACAGCCATCTCCCCAACGAGCGGGAGCTGAAACAATTCACCACGTTGATAAACCGTCAGCGGCACCTGCCGATTACGGTGCTGGAGGCCATCAAGCGATTCCCCGTGGGGATGCATCCGATGCTCGCGCTCCAGTCCGCCATCACGCTGCTCCAGGGAGAAGACTTCTATGCCGACGACGTCTCCTCGCCGCTGCATAACCTGAAGCGGGCGGTCTCCCTGATTGCGAAGGTCCCCACAATCGTCGCCGCGTTCGACCGATACAGAAACGACGAGGACCCCTTCCCGCCGGTATCGAAATTCTCCCATGCGGAGAACTTCCTGTTCATGCTCACCGGCGAGCCGCCGGACAAGGAAACGGCCAAGGTGTTGGATCGATGCTTCATTCTCATGGCCGAGCATACCCTGAACGCCTCGACCTTCGTGGCCCGGGTGATCGGCTCCACCAACGCCAGCGTCTATTCGGCCGTCTCCGGGGCCGTGGGGGCGCTCTCCGGGTCGCTCCACGGCGGCGCAAACGAGCGGGTGCTCAGGATGCTCTATTCCATCGGCAGCCCGGAGAACGTGGCCAAATATGTGGAAGAGCGTCTTGACGCCGGCAAAAGGATCATGGGGATGGGACACCGCATTTACAAGACCGTCGATCCCCGGGCGCCGATTCTGAAGTCGTACATCCCGGATATGGTCAAGCGGGTGGGCGGAGAAGAGGGGAAGGACCTCTATGAGATCGCCCAGGCCATGGAACAGGAGGTGGAGAAGCGGCTTGCCCAGAAGCGGATTTATCCGAACGTGGATTTTTACTCCGCGGTGGTGATGGAGCTTTTGAGGATTCCCATCGACCTGTTCACTCCGGTGTTCGCCGTCTCCCGTGTGGCCGGCTGGGCCGCCCACTGGAACGAGCAGGTGGACGCGAATCGGATATTCCGTCCCATTCAGGAATACATAGGCGATCTTGATCGCCCCTATATTTCCCTGGAGAAGCGCTGA
- a CDS encoding aminotransferase class III-fold pyridoxal phosphate-dependent enzyme, producing MALYEFTKSYAMLEEAKQYVPGGIYGPRSPMFLTYGSYPCFLARGKGCHIWDVDGNEYIDYMCSFGTNILGLCHPGVEEAAKAQMDRGNCFTLPSNLWLDTAKRLVNLNDGMDWTVFGKNGTDVTSFAVTVARHHTQKRVVFVAHDEYHGSASWITHSTNGIPEEYKAYVVHFTYNDLDELTALFNTYKNDVAAVMLAPYHHPAMADQMMPTESFLKGVRSLCDANGALLIMDDIRCNLRLHPNGSHAYFGVDVDMVTMGKAMANGHPIAAGLGKESIKEAAQNVYFSGTHYFSAVPMAATLKTLDIIEEEGVIEQVAAQGKKLREGMTGLARTHGLKVSYTGHDAMPFMRFEDDQYFERNRRFCGEVAKRGVFLHPHHNWFLSAAHTDEDINKTLDVVDECFKLIREES from the coding sequence ATGGCACTTTATGAGTTCACGAAGTCCTACGCGATGCTCGAAGAGGCAAAACAATATGTCCCCGGCGGCATCTACGGACCGAGAAGCCCGATGTTTCTCACCTACGGATCGTACCCCTGTTTTCTGGCCAGGGGCAAGGGCTGCCACATCTGGGATGTGGACGGGAACGAATACATCGACTACATGTGTTCGTTCGGCACGAACATCCTGGGATTATGCCATCCCGGGGTGGAAGAGGCGGCCAAGGCCCAGATGGATCGGGGCAACTGCTTTACCCTCCCGTCCAACCTGTGGCTTGACACCGCGAAACGTCTGGTGAACCTGAACGACGGCATGGACTGGACGGTGTTCGGCAAGAACGGCACGGACGTCACCTCGTTTGCGGTGACCGTGGCCCGGCATCATACTCAGAAAAGAGTCGTCTTCGTCGCCCATGACGAATACCACGGAAGCGCCTCCTGGATTACACACAGCACCAACGGCATCCCGGAAGAATATAAGGCGTACGTCGTGCACTTCACCTACAACGACCTGGACGAGCTGACGGCTTTATTCAATACATACAAAAATGATGTGGCGGCGGTCATGCTCGCCCCCTACCATCACCCCGCGATGGCGGACCAGATGATGCCGACAGAGAGTTTTCTCAAAGGCGTCAGGTCCCTGTGCGACGCCAACGGGGCGCTTCTGATCATGGACGATATCCGCTGTAACCTGAGGCTGCACCCCAACGGCTCCCACGCCTACTTCGGCGTTGATGTGGACATGGTCACCATGGGAAAGGCGATGGCAAACGGACATCCCATCGCCGCTGGTTTGGGGAAAGAATCCATCAAGGAGGCGGCCCAGAATGTCTATTTTTCCGGCACCCACTACTTTTCCGCGGTGCCCATGGCAGCCACACTGAAGACCCTGGACATCATCGAAGAGGAGGGGGTCATCGAACAGGTGGCCGCCCAGGGGAAAAAGCTGAGGGAGGGGATGACCGGGCTTGCCAGGACCCATGGTCTGAAGGTGTCCTATACAGGGCACGACGCCATGCCGTTCATGCGGTTCGAAGACGACCAGTACTTCGAGAGAAACCGCCGGTTCTGCGGTGAGGTGGCGAAGCGGGGGGTGTTTCTCCATCCGCACCACAACTGGTTTCTCTCGGCCGCCCACACCGATGAGGACATCAACAAGACCCTCGACGTAGTTGATGAATGCTTCAAACTAATCAGGGAAGAATCATAA
- a CDS encoding TIGR00341 family protein: MSQRKHIFSKIISMLGFESVVEQERERQKEEEEKRPDDLEEGKEGLPDGDVGKKAQRADEPVKTRLEGAPAESDEKKTGKSGKSKKEADEEVEQKGEKPKEEKSLMRSLRGSGEEEDEEKKKRLSDRISDTRQTVEDMFERVIEPEERTLSNYFNVNFWRDKYGKYQTIRKKEEGDLSTHQALSAGATPTREYYILTILSTVIATAGLIMGSTAVVIGAMIVAPLMTPILALSLGVVWGDLRLMRNSLVSIMYGSFLAVLISAFMAFLLPEASYTDEILARAQPGLYDIVVGIASGLVGAYGFANKKVSSSLVGIAIAVALLPPLCTVGIGLGFLDAQVALGALVLFIINLATISLAGALVFWILKIHPFDADKEEVKRRALSQIVLSLVLLLLIALPLAYFTYDRYRLRSAISDAESAMEKSLPHARVLDMTTERIDSGTGEVVRRYRMLILLTDTDTPEPEVIKKMEDAIIGDGNVIRDVRVEFFRSELLVE, translated from the coding sequence ATGTCGCAAAGGAAACACATCTTTTCAAAGATAATCAGCATGCTGGGCTTCGAATCGGTGGTGGAGCAGGAACGGGAACGTCAGAAGGAGGAGGAGGAAAAGAGGCCCGACGACCTGGAAGAGGGGAAGGAAGGTCTTCCGGATGGGGATGTGGGGAAAAAGGCGCAGAGGGCCGATGAGCCGGTAAAGACGCGACTGGAGGGAGCGCCGGCGGAATCGGATGAAAAAAAGACAGGAAAGTCCGGAAAATCGAAAAAGGAGGCCGATGAAGAGGTTGAGCAGAAGGGTGAGAAGCCGAAGGAAGAAAAATCACTGATGCGTTCGCTGAGAGGGAGCGGGGAAGAGGAAGATGAAGAAAAGAAGAAGAGGCTGAGCGATCGCATATCGGACACCCGCCAGACCGTGGAGGATATGTTCGAGCGGGTCATCGAGCCGGAGGAGCGGACCCTGTCCAATTACTTCAACGTGAACTTCTGGCGGGATAAATACGGGAAGTACCAAACGATCAGGAAAAAGGAGGAGGGAGATCTCTCCACCCACCAGGCGCTGTCCGCCGGGGCCACCCCGACCAGGGAATACTACATCCTGACGATTCTTTCCACCGTCATCGCCACCGCCGGACTCATCATGGGCTCCACCGCCGTGGTGATCGGCGCCATGATCGTCGCACCCCTCATGACCCCGATACTGGCCCTCTCTTTGGGGGTGGTCTGGGGTGATCTCAGGCTGATGAGAAACTCGCTCGTCTCCATCATGTACGGGTCGTTTCTGGCGGTTCTCATCTCGGCGTTTATGGCCTTTCTGCTCCCCGAGGCCTCGTATACGGATGAAATCCTGGCCAGGGCGCAACCCGGCCTCTACGACATCGTGGTGGGCATCGCCTCGGGATTGGTGGGAGCATACGGTTTCGCGAACAAGAAGGTTTCCAGCTCGCTGGTGGGCATCGCCATCGCCGTGGCGCTTCTGCCACCGCTGTGCACCGTGGGCATCGGGCTGGGATTTCTGGATGCTCAGGTGGCCCTGGGAGCGCTGGTGCTTTTTATCATTAACCTGGCGACCATCTCGCTGGCCGGGGCGCTGGTGTTCTGGATATTGAAGATTCATCCCTTCGACGCCGACAAGGAGGAGGTGAAGCGGCGGGCGCTCTCTCAGATCGTGCTGTCTCTGGTTCTGCTGCTTCTCATCGCGCTCCCCCTGGCATATTTTACCTACGACCGCTACCGGTTACGAAGCGCCATCAGTGACGCGGAGTCTGCGATGGAAAAGTCTCTTCCCCATGCCCGGGTGCTGGACATGACCACTGAACGGATAGATTCCGGCACAGGAGAAGTTGTGCGCCGCTACCGGATGTTGATTCTGCTTACAGACACCGATACGCCCGAGCCCGAGGTGATCAAAAAGATGGAAGACGCCATAATCGGGGATGGGAATGTCATCAGAGATGTACGGGTGGAGTTTTTCCGGTCTGAACTGCTCGTCGAATAA
- a CDS encoding PadR family transcriptional regulator: protein MARTNKTKYALLGMLTIAPMSGYDIKKVTEFSIGNFWSENYGHIYPMLNKMAREGLAKKHVEAGEGRPSRHVYEITEKGREELREWLTQPMERSPIRNEMLLRLFFGGQAPVGHLIVMIEQQRKAIIWRLETLDRIAAGAEKIPDGDHPLEMVFMGMTLDFGRRMAREAIQWCDDTLVKLRDMKEQEGDS, encoded by the coding sequence ATGGCACGAACGAACAAAACGAAATACGCCCTTTTGGGGATGCTGACCATTGCCCCCATGAGTGGGTATGACATCAAGAAGGTGACCGAGTTTTCCATCGGCAACTTCTGGAGCGAAAACTACGGACACATCTATCCGATGCTGAACAAGATGGCCCGGGAGGGGCTGGCGAAAAAACATGTGGAAGCGGGGGAGGGGCGTCCCAGCAGGCATGTGTATGAGATTACGGAAAAGGGTCGGGAGGAACTCCGGGAATGGCTCACGCAGCCGATGGAGAGGTCGCCCATACGAAACGAGATGCTGCTCCGGCTCTTCTTCGGCGGACAGGCGCCGGTCGGACACCTCATTGTGATGATAGAACAGCAGCGGAAGGCGATTATCTGGCGGCTGGAAACGCTCGACAGGATCGCCGCGGGGGCGGAAAAGATACCGGACGGCGATCACCCCCTGGAGATGGTCTTCATGGGGATGACCCTCGATTTCGGCAGGCGCATGGCCCGGGAGGCCATCCAATGGTGCGACGACACCCTGGTAAAGCTGCGAGATATGAAAGAACAAGAAGGAGATTCATAA
- a CDS encoding NAD(P)H-dependent oxidoreductase, translated as MKFTVLSGSPKGDGSVTLQYVRYLEKIYPEHDYTVHHVAQKIRALEKKDDAFDEVIDSVRNSDGIIWSFPLYYLLVHAGLKRFIELVNERGATDAFSQKYAAGISTSIHFFDHTAHAYIHGVSEDLGMRYVSSFSPHMIDLLGGEGRKKLRFFAENFFDAIERKATIPRRYGPITPVTLTYTPKAADEKIGTGGKRVVVVTDARPTDGNLNGMIRRFTGALAGDVDVLNLADVDITGDCRGCIQCGYDFTCAYEGKDGFIDFYRDRVMTADIVVFASTIRDRYLSADIKRMFDRTFFNTHTPRHSKKQVGFLVSGPLSQLPNLREIMEGFFQVEESNLVDMISDEYDDSETLNHVIDDFARNIIRAAAAEYVRPLDFLGVGGRKIFRDDMYAGLKFPFQADHRYYKKNGYYDFPHKNYKIRIMSGVLSALTVIPPIREEIYKRRIREEMVKPFIKVVEKADA; from the coding sequence ATGAAGTTCACGGTTTTAAGCGGAAGTCCCAAAGGAGACGGAAGCGTCACGCTCCAGTATGTACGGTATCTGGAGAAGATATACCCGGAACATGACTATACCGTCCACCACGTGGCTCAGAAGATCCGAGCTCTGGAAAAGAAGGACGACGCCTTTGATGAGGTGATCGATTCGGTGCGGAATTCCGACGGGATTATCTGGTCGTTTCCGCTCTATTATCTTTTGGTACACGCGGGATTGAAGCGGTTTATCGAGCTGGTCAACGAGAGGGGCGCGACCGACGCCTTCTCACAAAAATATGCGGCGGGTATATCCACCTCCATACACTTTTTCGACCATACCGCCCACGCCTACATCCACGGCGTCTCCGAGGACCTGGGGATGCGGTATGTTTCCTCCTTTTCGCCCCATATGATAGACCTCCTGGGGGGGGAGGGACGGAAAAAACTTCGGTTTTTTGCGGAAAACTTTTTCGACGCGATCGAGCGAAAAGCGACGATCCCCAGGCGATACGGGCCGATCACACCGGTCACGCTCACCTACACCCCAAAGGCCGCGGATGAGAAGATCGGGACCGGGGGGAAGCGGGTGGTGGTGGTAACCGACGCCCGCCCCACTGACGGCAACCTGAACGGCATGATCAGGCGGTTCACCGGGGCGCTTGCGGGAGACGTCGATGTGCTGAATCTCGCCGATGTGGACATCACGGGCGACTGCCGGGGGTGCATCCAGTGCGGGTATGATTTCACGTGCGCCTACGAGGGGAAGGACGGGTTTATCGATTTCTATCGGGACCGCGTCATGACCGCGGATATCGTGGTCTTCGCATCCACCATCCGGGACCGCTACCTCTCCGCGGATATCAAGCGGATGTTCGACCGAACGTTTTTCAATACCCACACCCCGAGGCACTCCAAGAAGCAGGTGGGATTTCTGGTGTCCGGCCCCCTGTCCCAGCTGCCGAACCTGCGGGAGATTATGGAGGGGTTCTTCCAGGTGGAGGAGAGCAATCTCGTGGATATGATCAGCGATGAATACGATGACTCCGAGACCCTCAATCACGTGATCGATGATTTCGCCCGAAACATCATCCGCGCAGCCGCTGCGGAATATGTCCGCCCTCTGGACTTTCTCGGCGTGGGCGGGAGGAAAATCTTTCGGGACGATATGTATGCGGGACTCAAATTCCCGTTTCAGGCGGATCACCGATATTATAAGAAGAACGGGTATTACGACTTTCCCCACAAGAACTACAAGATACGCATCATGAGCGGCGTGCTCTCGGCCCTCACCGTCATTCCACCCATTCGAGAGGAGATATATAAAAGGCGCATACGGGAGGAGATGGTAAAGCCGTTTATAAAGGTTGTGGAGAAGGCGGACGCATAA
- a CDS encoding SRPBCC domain-containing protein — translation MKRIETFTDIDATPQAVWDILTDFAEYGRWNPFIPEISGTPAEGETLTVTISPPGGRNMTFTPRVRAAHPHREFAWLGHLFIPGLFDGEHRFLIEKRGDKGTRLTQREEFRGVLVGMFWKSLEPSTRRGFEAMNAALKLRAEGG, via the coding sequence ATGAAACGGATAGAAACATTCACGGACATCGATGCGACACCCCAGGCGGTGTGGGACATCCTGACGGATTTTGCCGAGTACGGACGGTGGAATCCGTTCATACCGGAGATCTCGGGAACGCCGGCGGAGGGCGAAACCCTCACCGTGACCATCTCGCCCCCGGGCGGAAGGAATATGACCTTCACGCCCCGGGTGAGAGCGGCGCATCCGCACCGGGAGTTCGCCTGGCTGGGACACCTCTTCATCCCGGGCCTGTTCGACGGAGAGCACCGGTTTCTCATCGAAAAACGCGGGGACAAAGGAACGCGGCTCACTCAACGGGAGGAGTTTCGGGGCGTACTCGTGGGGATGTTCTGGAAGAGCCTTGAGCCCTCCACTCGAAGGGGATTCGAGGCGATGAATGCGGCCCTGAAGCTGCGGGCCGAGGGCGGATAG
- a CDS encoding class I SAM-dependent methyltransferase, whose translation MSTYVLMKILESSPDRYDRGIRFLTLGQLDEAYDRLTSHIRPGDRVLDIGCGTGALTLRALARGGVVTAMDINPAMMDVAKKKVGAYRAEIGEAAGDMVFLEMGVAEMDDLETGGYNVVMSGLCFSELTDDETAYALGHVHRILKNRGMLLIGDEVPPGGIFRRFFYMLVRIPLAALTYLVTQTTTGAIKNLESRVASANLEIESVRRHGIGGFMELIARKRD comes from the coding sequence ATGAGCACCTATGTTCTGATGAAGATCCTTGAGTCCTCTCCGGATCGCTACGACCGGGGTATACGGTTTTTGACCCTAGGCCAACTGGACGAGGCATACGACCGGCTGACCTCCCACATTCGGCCGGGCGACCGGGTTCTGGACATCGGGTGCGGAACCGGGGCGCTGACACTTCGGGCGCTGGCCCGGGGGGGTGTGGTGACCGCAATGGATATCAATCCGGCGATGATGGACGTGGCCAAGAAGAAGGTCGGGGCGTATCGTGCGGAAATCGGCGAGGCTGCGGGAGACATGGTATTTTTGGAAATGGGCGTTGCCGAGATGGACGATCTTGAGACCGGTGGCTATAACGTGGTAATGAGCGGACTCTGCTTTTCGGAACTGACCGACGATGAAACAGCCTATGCCCTGGGTCATGTTCATCGCATCCTCAAGAACAGGGGCATGCTCCTGATCGGCGATGAAGTCCCCCCCGGGGGAATCTTTCGCCGGTTTTTTTATATGCTTGTTCGGATTCCCCTGGCGGCGCTTACCTACCTGGTGACCCAAACCACCACCGGAGCGATAAAAAACCTGGAATCACGGGTCGCAAGTGCGAACCTTGAGATCGAATCCGTCAGGAGACACGGCATCGGGGGGTTCATGGAGCTGATCGCTCGGAAACGGGATTGA
- a CDS encoding nitroreductase family protein, whose amino-acid sequence MDIREAIDERRAYRSLVPADIDRELIDELANAAGLAPSCNNNQPWRFVFVVDYETRKQVFSSLSEGNTWAHDASMIVAVYAESDDDCVIDERRYYLFDTGMATAFLILRATDLGMVAHPIAGYNPDEVKKTLNIPEQAALITLVIVGRRTHEINPVLSEKQAAAEKQRPDRKSFDEIASIDRVKS is encoded by the coding sequence ATGGATATCAGAGAGGCGATTGACGAGCGCAGGGCGTATCGGTCCCTGGTTCCGGCGGATATCGACCGGGAATTAATCGACGAACTGGCGAACGCCGCCGGACTTGCCCCGTCGTGTAATAATAACCAGCCGTGGCGGTTCGTCTTTGTTGTGGATTACGAAACAAGGAAACAGGTGTTTTCTTCCCTCAGCGAGGGAAACACCTGGGCGCATGACGCATCCATGATAGTGGCGGTGTATGCAGAATCCGATGATGACTGCGTCATCGACGAGCGGAGGTACTACCTCTTCGACACCGGTATGGCCACCGCGTTTCTGATCCTCAGGGCCACGGACCTGGGCATGGTCGCCCATCCCATCGCCGGATACAACCCCGATGAAGTCAAAAAAACCCTCAATATCCCCGAGCAGGCCGCGCTCATCACTCTGGTAATAGTGGGGAGGCGCACCCACGAGATCAATCCCGTCCTGAGTGAAAAACAGGCGGCGGCGGAGAAACAGCGTCCCGACCGAAAATCCTTCGATGAGATCGCCTCCATCGATCGGGTGAAATCCTGA
- a CDS encoding 4Fe-4S dicluster domain-containing protein, with translation MISYILTWIVTRFVWLLPLPLPPRLVKIGNPGRSSPVLVTCNWRLTVRELSYRLRREDLYLLVANSRGINVWCAAAGGHFTHHDVISIIKTSGIENLVDHRTLVLPQLAATGIDPVYIKKKIGWKAVWGPVSARDIPGFLAAGKEATDRMRRVEFGLGRRMSVALGWAAQLSIPASLVFVFVNREAILPLNVLIFGMSCALFMAFPLYERFLGRPSRGWGTIAFGFEQGGVQLVLWGLYTAGVVIPAGIIGGETVLFFFHWILAGLVVTLFLTFDLAGSTPVYKSVEHEERSFTVVLNVEICRGTGICTEVCPRGCFDLDRVRRKIVFARPDDCEQCAACIVQCPFDALSFISDRGERILPETTRTYKLNLMGKRQVRAS, from the coding sequence ATGATTTCATATATCCTGACATGGATCGTCACGAGGTTCGTGTGGTTGCTTCCGTTGCCCCTGCCCCCCCGTCTTGTAAAGATAGGGAATCCGGGACGCTCATCCCCGGTGCTGGTTACCTGCAACTGGCGGCTGACGGTTCGGGAACTGTCGTATCGGCTCAGGAGGGAAGATCTCTATCTTTTAGTGGCGAACAGCCGGGGCATCAACGTCTGGTGCGCCGCCGCCGGCGGGCATTTTACCCACCATGACGTCATTTCCATCATCAAAACCAGCGGCATTGAGAACCTCGTCGATCACCGTACCCTGGTGCTTCCTCAACTGGCGGCGACGGGGATTGATCCGGTGTACATAAAAAAGAAGATCGGCTGGAAGGCCGTCTGGGGTCCGGTATCCGCCCGGGATATTCCGGGATTTCTCGCCGCAGGAAAAGAAGCAACCGACAGGATGCGGCGGGTCGAATTCGGTCTCGGTCGGCGGATGTCCGTGGCCCTGGGCTGGGCGGCGCAGCTTTCGATACCCGCAAGCCTCGTTTTTGTTTTTGTCAACCGAGAGGCGATCCTCCCCCTTAACGTGCTGATATTCGGCATGTCGTGTGCCTTGTTTATGGCCTTCCCCTTGTATGAACGTTTTCTGGGCCGGCCCTCTCGAGGGTGGGGCACAATCGCCTTCGGCTTCGAGCAGGGGGGCGTTCAGCTTGTTCTGTGGGGACTCTATACCGCAGGGGTTGTCATCCCGGCCGGGATCATCGGAGGTGAAACCGTTCTGTTTTTTTTCCACTGGATCCTTGCAGGCCTCGTCGTGACACTGTTTCTCACCTTCGACCTTGCGGGCAGCACGCCGGTGTATAAGAGCGTCGAACATGAGGAGCGATCATTTACCGTGGTCCTCAATGTGGAAATATGCAGGGGCACCGGCATCTGCACGGAGGTGTGCCCCCGGGGCTGTTTCGACCTGGACCGGGTGAGGAGAAAAATTGTATTTGCCCGGCCCGATGACTGCGAACAATGCGCCGCCTGCATCGTCCAGTGTCCCTTCGACGCCCTCTCTTTCATCAGCGATAGGGGGGAGCGGATTTTGCCGGAAACCACCCGGACATACAAGCTCAACCTGATGGGAAAGCGGCAGGTCAGGGCTTCGTAA
- a CDS encoding enoyl-CoA hydratase/isomerase family protein — protein MTGSIAVDRDGAVSVVTLSRPEDYNSFDETMMRELGEVLSDAAADDAVRGVVLTGAGRAFCAGGDLKYINGHERGPEGAFRLVAGAFHRAIMEIHGMKKPVVAAINGPAAGGGFSLAMAADFRVMGTSAVLKLGYLSAGLCIDGGGTHTLPRLVGIARAMEIAAFDEPIDAEKARDLGLVTTIVDDTRVVAEAVALARRVGSGPLFAFGAVKGLIYDAFDVPFEIQLERERDMIARSGAHPEGREGMAAFIEKRKPKFS, from the coding sequence ATGACTGGTTCCATTGCCGTGGATCGGGACGGGGCGGTGTCCGTCGTGACATTGAGTCGACCGGAGGACTACAACTCCTTTGACGAGACGATGATGCGGGAATTGGGCGAGGTGCTGTCGGATGCCGCGGCCGACGATGCCGTTCGGGGTGTGGTGCTGACCGGGGCGGGGCGGGCGTTTTGCGCCGGGGGCGACCTGAAATATATCAACGGGCACGAGCGGGGTCCGGAGGGCGCGTTTCGCCTCGTCGCCGGCGCCTTTCACCGGGCGATCATGGAGATTCACGGGATGAAAAAGCCGGTGGTGGCGGCGATCAACGGCCCGGCGGCGGGGGGCGGCTTTTCCCTGGCGATGGCGGCGGATTTTCGCGTTATGGGCACAAGCGCCGTCCTGAAGCTCGGATATCTGAGCGCGGGACTGTGTATCGACGGCGGCGGCACCCACACCCTTCCCCGCCTGGTGGGGATTGCCCGGGCGATGGAGATTGCGGCCTTCGATGAGCCGATTGACGCGGAGAAAGCCCGTGACCTCGGACTGGTCACAACGATCGTCGATGACACCCGTGTCGTGGCCGAGGCCGTGGCCCTGGCAAGGCGCGTCGGGTCGGGGCCGCTCTTCGCCTTCGGGGCGGTCAAGGGGCTCATCTATGACGCCTTCGACGTCCCGTTTGAGATTCAGCTTGAGCGGGAGCGGGACATGATCGCGCGAAGCGGCGCTCATCCCGAGGGACGGGAGGGGATGGCGGCGTTTATCGAAAAGAGAAAGCCGAAGTTTTCCTAA